ataactacttcgaatccatggagttctctggactcctcacagagcttcctcgaagCTACAGGGTATAAAAGAacgaataattcctaataaatttgaaataatttggttgatgataaaaatgaaattagaaccctttaaataatgagctcaaacttaagacaaagttttagacttacaatccaactcaaacaccctaaaaacgtgacttactataaattatagtaaacttactatttatagacagcctCTGTTCCTACTACACTTCATGGTTTTCGTCCAAAAATAGTAAgcgtccaatttggcccaaccacattattctcgTAACTATTCTAAGCCCTTGttatgttgggcatgacttctacaactcaaaagatcaaaagttatactcgagataaaacttactatttatagtaaaaatgaaactaaatgggacttttgaaTGCTttaatatgatggaatctcacaaatctagcATGTGCAACTCAACATGGTAGGATTATTTGGCTAAGTAAGttttcctacccaaaatcatatgtaatatgtcaaaaaactcatcctgGTTTGTGATACacgactgatttaaggttctTATGACCTGTATCATTTCTGCCTCTGATggagccttctctggtccatcttcaCCACAAAAGTGCCCCCAACCTGCCCTACATCAGCACCTCACACGAGGGGGTGGAAGGCCTGCTAGAGATATTGACCTATGACTCATATGTAAATGTTCAGGTCGGTCATCGGGTATGGTACACAGTAAGCATGCCTTCAACTAAAATAGTCCAAACCCAATATGCATGTATGGCACATTTGACAACTGTGCCACTGAATTTTGATATAAGACGTGTTAGCAATGTGCAATTTGCATTACCTAATGAATTGCGTACCATAGCCCAAATTTGTTAAACGTTTTGCTGATTCACGTAAGTGTCACCTCCAAGAATCATGGCTCTAAATGTTTGGCCAAAGGACATCCACGTTGGGCCtacaaaatgaaaacctaaaTGTGATACATGTACGTAGCATCCACATGGAGACATGGTAAGAGTTTCATCGTCAGCTCCTACCTGCGTGAATAGAGTTCTAAACAGATTTATGGGCAGATGTGGTCCCTCGTCACGCAAACATCATTCCAGGCCAATTTGCTGGTGGGCCAATTTTCCATGGTGGGGACTCAGGTTTGGCTGCTCATCAGGCCGACTGCGTGTAAGAGCAATCTGACTCTTGAAAGTAAGAATAACCAGAAAATGAGCATATCACACTGACATGTGTGGATTTGTGTCTTATTTTTTAGGCTGAAATGCAAAACGCCTCATGAGTTTTGTTAAAATGTTGGCTGAGCATCTATCTACCATGCTGGGCTGTTTCACCGTAGGATGGCACAGGTATGATCAATCTGGGATGTTCATTTGGCAAAGTGAGCCACACGTACATTTTGATCAATTTGGACGGTTGGACTTCTGTCTAGACTCCTCAAACATGTGTGATGTGCCTGATCAATAGATCATATTATCTTTTTATCCCGTGTACACTACCCATTAAATAATCCCAATCTCTAACATCTGTACCATCTATCCACCTTAATGACGCCCTTATGGTAGCTGCCATGCGGACCCCACATTctataaaaaaaaaccaatgcCGAAACCATCAAGCACAAAGATGACCCTATATCCAAAGGCTAAAGTGACTGCTTGTGTCGCTCCTCATTAGGGCCCACATGCTGTATGGtctgatgatcagaaccatccatgttGTGCACCCAATTATAAGAACCACCTTCTAAATATTATAAAGGGGTATTTAGAATAATGAAGTGAACATTTTCAATGGCTggcattcaactctaaaaatcaaaggccATGATCATCATTAAGTGTGAATGTCCGATGGTAGGTTATTTGCGATAGTATTAAAGAGAGGTATCTATCAAACCAATGGATAATAttaacatgtgggccccagtgggtggTCACATAGGACGCGGACTAGGTGCTACCCTCGCAGGTCCTGATCTGGGCACAGGAAGGGCTCGGCCGCCGTAATATATATCGGTTTTCATCTACGTCGttccatcattttttccatatcaatttaaagtgagacagatccaaggttcaagtggactacacggttgagattgaattcccaccgttgaaattttcatgagggccataaaagtgctggatcaagctgctatgtatgttttcccttcatcaacgtCCATGctaccttatgaacaaattggatggaaaatttatagtgggccctaggaattcaGTAGTGACTGCCATTGTCACTGCTGGATGAAAATAAGCATTAGGAAGCTTTtaatttcaatcaccactgtttcctgtggtgtggttctgttgcaaaaatattgattttaataaaaaaatataatataatataaaaagttgttttgaaaaacacttttctacgggttttttggaaatagtcccacatggaaaagaaaagagaaaaacctgtggtttatatgaaggatgtggagtattatgaTATTTACCTACTTattccgtggactatggaccttacgtgttccagtgcgtagcactgaaACACCCacgcacgggctcgggctcgggcgtgggcatgtgaggcaatgtggctgtagaggcgctagtggcgcactttgctcTTCGCACGTCCGCATTGTGTACCAtaggctataaaaggaggacctggataggtttccaaaccatctcaactcactccagcacaCCCAtatgaactgagacagccagcccctctccattcatatattctagtgttttcaGCAACATGGTAAGGCTTAAATCTtaacttgaagaacagaccagcggtgtggtctagaacggttcaactgaaccagtagctgaagatttgaactgacctgtgcagaagtttttctcttcttttcttcttcttttgagattttttcctttatactgtaatactgccagaaagtgtgtaattgagttccatttggtaggccttcgtgtttgctgaacgcagacccacactaggctcgtcgtatcctagaagctatttgagtaggggcaaataacgctttaaggacagcgtttcagacgggCTTCAGGCTGTCCTAATTTctaattattttgcacttttcgattTTTACATTAtatagaaatacattaatctgtataaaatCTAATacgtccatatgagatttggatctaatgatatggtaagaaaaatggatggacggcatgaataagatacatgcatcatgtgaggcccaaggAGCTTCTCCATCACCTACTTCTACTGGCTTGATACCGGATGGGTAAGTACGGAAGCCGAGTCCCCCAGTGCCGGCTCGAATAGTCTGGAATCCGCGTCCGGCGATATACACGGTATCTAGTGTCGTGAGCCTCGCGACAAAGGTAAAGAACTCTTCCACCAAACTTCTCGAACGTTGACGTGGACGGAGACTTTGGCGGATTCATGCTTTGCACAGCCCGTTTTCTGGACAAGGTTCCGTGAGTGAATTGCGTGGAAAGATACTAAAGACATGATTAACAGTACTTGCCGGTATCTCACACGTTTACGAGATTAGACCATTCATCGGGATGTTACACGGTTACCGCGACCTTGTGGCTCTACCTAAATAGGGGGTGTCCGGTTGAAGGGAGCCTTTGTAGGGACTTTTACTAAAATGACCCCAACGTTGTGTTAAACAATACAATTGGTCCGGCTTTGAATTTTCTCTGTTTACCGGCAAAGGCTTTTTGAACTTTTAAAGGGACGAAAATGTCCCTATATACGTTGACCCCAGCCCCCTGCGGGAGGATTCCGATTACACACGTGGAACCTTTTGGTATTTGTTAGAGACAAACAACGTTTACATGTTTTACCAAATCATTTGATGACATAATTTcagaaatgaggtggatccagagctcaagtggaccacacaacataaaacagtggagattgtaCGCATACGGTTGAAACATTGGTGAGCCTGCAGAAGCTTTGgattatgctaatatttttgttctttTAGTTCATCCCATGGTAATGACCCTACGAACAATTGAGCTATTTTATAAACGGTTGgcattgcatataaacatcatgtggaACCTAAAAAGGTTTGAATGATAGGTAActcatttacaccattttttagtCATGTGGCCCCTTGACTTTCGAATCTGACTGATATTTAGTTTCATGTCTCAACATGATCTACCAAAAaaggacggacggagtggatttctcaaaaacatcatgatgagccccatGTACAGTGAGGCCAGGTTCTTATTTAAACGTGGCCTCATCCGGCTGTAATATCTGTGAGCTCCAGGGAGAGAGGAATGAATTAGGTGCAACCTTCTCTCACCGAGCACGCGCGGTGCCACACTAAACttatggctcaccttgatgtaccaatttatatatatatatatacacacacacacacacacacacacacacacacatacacatacacacacacacacactgtccATTGGTATTTCCAAATTATTTTGTGGCATAtgctaaaaaattaaataaatccaaCTCTCATAAATACCAAAATATAGGaaacaatagttttttttttttttttttttttttttttaccattaaaagcttctcgtgaaattttttaattttttatcaagatgatatttgttttttcccctccATCTAAACCGTTGTCACTTTACCAACAGGTtacatttcaaataaacattaaagtggatgttcaatcatcactgttttgtttggtgtggtctacctgtgatTTGAATCAGCCTAAGATTCTTTTGGTCATGCTCTAAAATGCGTTGGCAGAaaagatggactgcgtggatatacaattcatgcATCAATGTGCCTCCAATGGTCAAGGTTGCAGCCACTTGCTAGTTTCAATGTTGCACCTAAGTCACGCTCGCATGGGGATGTGGATTTACTGCTGGTTATTAtttggcaggaagttcttgcATTGAGAGGGGCTATTGTGAtgttcattgtgatgtttgtgagcaaTTCATATTGTCCATTAGTGTTGCAATTAGGACATGCGAAAAAAAATAATGAggtaaattcaaaactcaagtggccaacATGAgagaaaaaactagaaaaagaaataTCTTAAAGTCTTATAGGATAACCTCAgcctttaacacatgacaaccttagCATTTAACATATGAAAACCTTGGCTCTTAACATGTGACAGCCTTGACCCATGATAAcattgacccttaacacatgataacctggACTTATGACAACCTAGACTCTTAACTCATAACAAcattgacccttaacacatgataacctgaACTTATGACAACGTAGACTCTTAACAAATAGCAacatcgacccttaacacatgacaacttgGGTTGAGGTTATCATgcgttaagggttgaggttgttcacaaaagtttcaacaatgggcatttctttttccaaattttcctCCCGCgtggcctacttaagttttggatccagctcattttttttctgcatgttctaaaataatcttgcaaaatggatatagaggagttggatttctcacaaatatcatagtgggccccacattcagggtGACACCATGTTAGGTGAGAgaggggccacacctaatccattCCAAATTTGTTGATATTTCTAATGGTATACTcgacctgatatttagatcttaTTAAGATTTGTGATTGTGTCCTAACATGAGATGGAAAAgtagacggacggtgtggatatacaacaaatacatcaaggtgggccccacacgattaCGGTGTTAGTAACACCCACTAAGATTTAACCAGGGTGTTAGTAACACTTATATGATTTAAACCCGAATTGAATCAACAGTCCAGTGACCCGATGGAAAGCTGATGGGAAACCCCAACCGATGGTTCAAGGTCCTATATAACAAGAGTCGGAATCGCAAGGACACAAACGGGGCAATACCTGATGTGTGGATCTGCAATCTCTAAGAGCCCATCCAACCCGGATCGGTCGACAGCCCTAGCTGTGAATAGATACATACCTTGGTttagtccacttgatatttggatctgcttcatttttatataatgccctagaatgagttggaaaaaatgatggacagcgtggatatacaacacatgcatcaaggtagggcccacggtCAGGGCAACACCCAATAACATGTTACCCGCGCAACATCTAATTTGCATTCTGCTTACGTCGTCAACGGGTTTAAGGCGCCTGATTTTTTATTGACTGCATTCGTTTTGCCTACGGCACCACTTATTGGGCCACATGGTCGGTTCTTTGGTGATCAAAACCGTGCATGTGGTTGAATACATGTTATCCGGACCATCTTAAGAAAACACACCGAAAGAGTGATTGTGACTTTCACCGTCTGTGAAAAGATTTACAACAATGAAATTAGAATTTTCATTAAGGATCATCACTGACGTGTAATCACGAGATAGTAGCTGATATTGGGTGTTGCCCATGGGCGGCGAGAAATGCAGTATCTGGAGTCATCGCGACGGAGGGAAAATAAACTCAATGTTAAAGACCCAGTTATTGGAGTCGTCTTGGCACCCTAAACGCGTCAAAATGATACTAATTAATATAATAGAGGTGGTACACTAAACGCGTCAAAATCATACTAATTAATATAATAGAAGACGCAGACCGAGACTCTGACTAACACTGTTGTTGGAGACACCTCGATCGTTTGTTATAAATAGCCAATCGTCACTCAAATTCTCCAAGACGAGCTTCTTAGCTTTTGAGCATTCTTGTTTGTtacaagagaagaaaaaaatagtaATGGCATCCGAACAATGTTCCTCTCTTGTAACATGCGCCCTTCTTCATCTTGTCATCCTTCTTTTTCTCCCTCTTCTCATTCATTCTCATTCCACTCACCAATATCAACACCAAAACCAACAACCCTTTAAGTCTCTAGAAGGTTGCCACAAGGGCCAGACCATCAAAGGCCTCCATGCAATCAAGCAATATCTTGAGATGTTTGGTTACCTCCCTCACCGTCACAACAACAATACCAGCGGCAGTGATGACGACACGTTTGATGATTCCCTGGAGTCGGCCGTCAAGACTTACCAGCTCAACTACCATCTCAGTGTCACTGGAACACTTGATGCGAATACGCTTCAAGACATGGCGTTGCCACGGTGTGGTGTCCCAGACATTGTAGATGGACGTACTTCGATGCGTTCCGGGAAAAAGCGTCATCTTGGGTCCACCACACAGCACACAGTGGCCCATTTCACCTTCTTTGACGGCAACCCCAGGTGGCCTTCTTCCAAGAAACACCTCACCTATGGTTTCCTCCCTGGAATCCAAGTCATTGGGACACAGGACCTGAGGTCTGCCTGCTCAAACGCTTTCAATAGGTGGGCGAGCGTGAGCAATTTCACGTTTGAGGAAACACAAGATTATAACTCTGCTGATCTTAAGATCGGATTTTTTAGGGGAGATCATGGTGATGGGGCCCCATTCAATGGGCCTGGCAATGTAATTGCACATGCATTTGCACCGACCAGGGGGTGGTTCCATTTCGATGCAGATGAGAAGTGGTCCACTAAGCTAGCTAGTGATGCCTTCGACGTGGAATCCGTTGCGGTGCATGAGATCGGGCATTTACTTGGACTTGGGCACTCATCGGTGGGGAATGCTATAATGTTCCCCTCTATTTCCATTGGTGTGAAGAAAGTGGAGCTGCATGGGGATGACGTACAGGGAATTCAAACCCTGTATAATCTAAACCAATGACAACATCCCATGGTACGTCGCCACGCCATCATAAATAAAGGTGTTTACCTCCTGGAGACTCGTTATTTCTCCTCTACTTCGGGATTTATATACATAAatatttgagttagatttttcatgtttgatTAATAAAGAATAATGAGGTTGTAAGTTGTTTCCTATTGGAGTTGGGTTTATTATTTAGaaggattattttatatatatatagatgaaaGTGCGTGTACATGATTAAAGCCAAACAAATCAAATTAGATCTATTTTTAGGCGGGTATAAATTTACATGAACTTAAAAGAGCATTTTTTTGCTATTTCTATATTGTGGAATAAATGAATCGTCTATGCATCGATAACAGAGATTCAACATAATAATGTTAATGGCATACTTGATCGAGAAGACATTCCCATTGCAATAATTTACCGAGAAGGgatcttagggcatgtttgatttttcagctcaactgtaattaccgtgtaaatgggtaataattatttacataggtaattaccacatctttcccaatgcagatgtgacaacttacttttttaacacttcaagtgagaaatttacaaaatcaatgtggggcccattgtgttgtatgtgacttatccacactgctcatttgttatgccagttgaatttagggcatgagaaaaaaaatgaggaaaatacaaagctcaagtggaccacaccacatgcaatAGCGGGAATCGAACGCCTACtaataaaaacttattggggcctttaaaagttttggatcaagctaatatttgtgttttccccttatccatgtctatgtgaccctataaACGGCTtaaatgatgaaaaaacctcaatgtgggcccagtgaaggaaacaactttcaatggtagatgaATTAAGGCCACTATTTGCTTTCATGTGGGCCGTTCGAGTgttgaatatgcctcatttttcgattcatgccctaaaacgttctaataaaatagatggacggtgtagatatatcatatacattacggtggggtccacaaatttaagtcaacatttttatgtcaaggtggaattactctcacattttcaaaccaagtaaaaaagtaatgattacttatttaccatgatttacatgtataatagaaaatcaaacaagcccctaGTCTTCCGCACTTCACACTTTTAGGAGAACCTCTTAGTGGGAATAATGTTTTCTCTCTTATGCGAGTGAGGAGACTAAGACATGTATTTATATGAAAGAGGGCTAGCGAAGCTTACCCATCACTTTTCTCTCATCTAGGGTCTCCACACTGTAAGTTTCTATATCTAGCTTAATAATCGTGCATAGGAACCATGGTTCAAGCATTCTGCCCCAAACTTATCTATAATAATCACAACTGTAATTGGGTTTATTAAATCACTCAATCTGAATAATCTAACAGTCAGATCTAAACCAgtaatcatgtgtggcccacttgatggagtcTTACATTTTTCCACTTGGGCTACACTGATctctaaaagaaaacaaaatattttattttatttgtgaaatataatattataaaatgCATTTACTTTTGAAAGTTCCTAATTGTAAAACCCACTACACCAAATTTGCTGATTAGGTACGGCGGTTTTTAGTTTAGGTACGACTTAGAGCCATACCTAATGGGAACACTTTTACACCAAAACCTTACTCCTactttgtgtggggcccaccatgatgtaatggtTTTATCCACATGGTTCATCCcctttctcatattattttatggtatgatctaaaaaatgagataaaacCAAGGTttaaattgaccacaaagtaGGATTTAAACAGACCACATAGTAGCATTACATACCCTACTCCTCCCTATGCAGGGAATTTCATCATAATATGATAGGTGGAGACAACCGCCCTCATTGCGTTAAGGGAAGGTTTACCCGGTATGACATTGTGCACTTACGGCACGCTCACGATGAGGAAGTCAACCAGAAGAGTAACCTGATGCTGCCCCTCCCCTACTGTCACTGGGAGGGAGGTGTCTCCCTTGAAGATCACTTTGTATCTGGCAAAGTCGTACAAaggggtcttcacaggtcggaGACGTGACCCGTCGATCCCCATTCTCTCGAATGCCTCGGAGTAGATGATATCGGCCGAGCTTCCAGTGTTGACCAAGATGCGGTAAACTTTGTGGTTAGCTATAGTCATAGCTACCACCAGGGCATCGTCATGTGGATGTTGGATTTCGCGCGCATCATCTTCTGTGAAGGTCAAGCTGCAGGGGCTCACTCGAAGTTCTTTCCCGGCCTTTCAGCCAAGTGGACGTAATGCTTGGGGTTCGAGCTCCAAGAATAGGCTTTGCGAGCCCTATTCGAGTCTCCCCCTCCAGACGAATTGCCATAGATAGTCGGATCTCTGCAGGTTCTTCTGTGGTCTTGCTCGGCTGATCTTCTCTCTGAGTTATCTTCTCTTCCTTTGTGTATCATCGCAGATAACCCTTGCGAATGAGGGTCTCAATTTCTTCTTTCAGATCCACGTAATCGCTAGTGTTGTGACCATGGTCACGATGGAAGCGGCAGTACTTGCGCTTGTTTTGCTGGTCTACCTTGGCCTTCATGCATATCGGCCATTGCAGGAGCTTTTAGCCCTTGATGTCTAGCAGGATCTACTTTAGAAATGTGTTTAAGGGTATATAGGAGGGGAATTTTCCCTCAGGCCTCCTGCTCGATCAGCGATCGTGAGAGGCCCCTTCGTCTGGCCTCTTACTCAATGACTGCGGCTCTTCGTTCCTCGACCTCTTCCCCTTGGAAGACTACTTTGTGGCCTAGACATTTATGCGAGAGTTGAAGAACTCCTCGGCATTGGTGTATTTCTGATCTTAGCTGATGAGCTTTGCCAAAGTAGTCTGCAGATTCTTCCCAATTGAGAAGACAAACTTCCCTTCCTTTAGTCCGCTAAATATAGCTGAGAGTGTCATCTTGTTGTCGTAGTCATCCACCAGTAGCACCTCTTCATTGAAGCGGGTGATTAAGTCCTTCAGCAATTCCTTGTCCACCTACTTGAGGGTGAATAGATGGGTCATCGGCTTCCGGCTCTTCTTACTTGAGAAGaactagtgtaacgccctgaaaatcgagggtcgagcaaatgctcaactcccgagttccaatgcatcacttatgcaacatagataatgatgattaaatgttatccatatttgtgcattaacaatgagtgagattataccaaatcaacatatcatactgcagaggcgattaaattaagcaagcggaagatgtgatagatatataaaatctataagtggatataaaccccagagtatgatcatatcACCAGGatgaataattacatgtatagtttcaaaatatacaaaatgataagtgtaatgtcatctaatccatatccctgtagtcccggtgacgcaactccaggtctacatagacccgccaaagagttgcaggtaggagaacttctcgtcgtcatagaaggccggctccaactcgtaagccgcaacatcatttgcaactacaac
This DNA window, taken from Magnolia sinica isolate HGM2019 chromosome 14, MsV1, whole genome shotgun sequence, encodes the following:
- the LOC131225357 gene encoding metalloendoproteinase 2-MMP-like is translated as MASEQCSSLVTCALLHLVILLFLPLLIHSHSTHQYQHQNQQPFKSLEGCHKGQTIKGLHAIKQYLEMFGYLPHRHNNNTSGSDDDTFDDSLESAVKTYQLNYHLSVTGTLDANTLQDMALPRCGVPDIVDGRTSMRSGKKRHLGSTTQHTVAHFTFFDGNPRWPSSKKHLTYGFLPGIQVIGTQDLRSACSNAFNRWASVSNFTFEETQDYNSADLKIGFFRGDHGDGAPFNGPGNVIAHAFAPTRGWFHFDADEKWSTKLASDAFDVESVAVHEIGHLLGLGHSSVGNAIMFPSISIGVKKVELHGDDVQGIQTLYNLNQ